In one window of Nocardiopsis aegyptia DNA:
- a CDS encoding ring-cleaving dioxygenase: MDVRPSGIHHVTAIAGDPQANADFYLNALGMRMVKRTVNFDAPETYHFYYGDRAGHPGTIMTFFPWPDAPRGRRGAGQATTTTFSVPEGSLGWWADHLAALDVPTTRPTERGSEDVLSLRDPDGLVIELAASADYHDTDPWDGAQVPAEHAIRGIRAVTFTENDVEGTAEMLGGRLGFRLAEEDGDRLRFRTNDSGAGVGTIVDVLARPRAERGLVAAGTVHHVAYRAPDGPVQAAWRERLEHDGVGVTEIRDRCYFTSIYFREPGGVLLEIATDGPGFDYDEPLLDLGRSLKLPPWMEPDREQIAARLPKVEVGP, from the coding sequence ATGGACGTGCGGCCCTCGGGGATCCACCACGTGACCGCGATCGCCGGCGACCCCCAGGCCAACGCGGACTTCTACCTCAACGCCCTGGGCATGCGCATGGTCAAGCGCACGGTCAACTTCGACGCACCGGAGACCTACCACTTCTACTACGGCGACCGCGCGGGCCACCCCGGCACCATCATGACCTTCTTCCCCTGGCCCGACGCGCCACGGGGGCGGCGCGGCGCGGGCCAGGCCACCACCACGACCTTCTCCGTTCCCGAGGGCTCCCTGGGCTGGTGGGCCGACCACCTGGCCGCCCTGGACGTGCCCACCACCCGGCCCACCGAGCGCGGATCGGAGGACGTGCTCAGCCTGCGCGACCCCGACGGCCTGGTCATCGAACTCGCCGCCAGCGCCGACTACCACGACACCGACCCCTGGGACGGTGCCCAGGTCCCCGCCGAGCACGCCATCCGCGGCATCCGCGCGGTCACCTTCACCGAGAACGACGTCGAGGGCACAGCCGAGATGCTCGGCGGCCGACTGGGCTTCCGCCTGGCCGAGGAGGACGGCGACCGCCTGCGCTTTCGCACCAACGACTCCGGCGCCGGGGTGGGCACCATCGTGGACGTGCTGGCCCGGCCGCGCGCCGAGCGCGGCCTGGTGGCCGCCGGAACGGTCCACCACGTCGCCTACCGCGCCCCGGACGGCCCCGTCCAGGCCGCCTGGCGCGAGCGCCTGGAGCACGACGGCGTGGGCGTGACCGAGATCCGCGACCGCTGCTACTTCACCTCCATCTACTTCCGCGAGCCCGGCGGGGTCCTGCTGGAGATCGCGACCGACGGCCCCGGCTTCGACTACGACGAGCCCCTGCTGGACCTGGGCCGCTCCCTCAAGCTCCCGCCGTGGATGGAGCCCGACCGCGAGCAGATCGCCGCCCGCCTGCCCAAGGTCGAGGTCGGGCCGTGA
- a CDS encoding response regulator transcription factor: MTPPREPARVLVVDDSPGILSMLTVTLEFVGFEVVTARTAAECLERNREAAPDIILLDVMLPDTDGFVLCRRLRGAGVQTPVLFLTARDASEDKVRGLGLGDDYVTKPFDLREVVARIRALLRRTGRPDPEPALRVAGLELDEGAHEVHGPEGTARLSATECRLLGHLMRNAGRLVSKEDLLLHVWGRDFEGDGGLVETYVYYLRRKLGDSGRSLIRTVRGVGYLLRA, from the coding sequence GTGACTCCCCCGCGAGAACCCGCCCGGGTCCTGGTCGTCGACGACAGCCCCGGCATCCTGTCCATGCTCACCGTCACCCTGGAGTTCGTCGGCTTCGAGGTGGTGACGGCCCGGACCGCCGCCGAGTGCCTGGAACGCAACCGCGAGGCCGCGCCCGACATCATCCTGCTGGACGTCATGCTGCCCGACACCGACGGCTTCGTGCTGTGCCGGAGGCTGCGCGGCGCGGGGGTGCAGACCCCCGTGCTCTTCCTGACCGCCAGGGACGCCAGCGAGGACAAGGTCCGCGGCCTGGGGCTGGGCGACGACTACGTCACCAAGCCCTTCGACCTGCGGGAGGTGGTCGCCCGGATCCGGGCCCTGCTGCGGCGCACCGGCCGGCCCGATCCCGAACCCGCGCTGCGGGTCGCGGGCCTGGAGCTGGACGAGGGCGCCCACGAGGTCCACGGCCCGGAGGGGACCGCGCGCCTGTCGGCCACCGAGTGCCGCCTGCTGGGCCACCTGATGCGCAACGCGGGCCGGCTGGTGTCCAAGGAGGACCTCCTCCTGCACGTGTGGGGGCGCGACTTCGAGGGCGACGGCGGCCTGGTCGAGACCTACGTCTACTACCTGCGGCGCAAGCTCGGCGACAGCGGGCGGTCGCTCATCCGTACCGTGCGCGGTGTCGGCTACCTCCTGAGGGCCTGA
- a CDS encoding sensor histidine kinase, with protein MSPLPLRPRTGGSGRPGPRLSLMVASVCLSLVAAAAFTGLYLFLTERTERLVVERLELHAADAAPDRPLDGAARIGAAEDSHTLVVDGQGTVLHGVGGTGHVPDLDPDLLRELAREGRVAASGDGTHRIAAVDLPGGGYLVAAWSPTWAERTAAWGVLALLTTHLVVAVVAALAERAERRLLRPLATLTRTVEAIAEEGLRERVSLEGAPHEIARLGRSFNTMLERLEQGFQRQRSAEERLRRFLADVGHELRTPLTALTGYLQLWRLGGLERDADRAEALHHMEAETRRLAVLVEEISLLARQEQKRPLERREVCLVEVCLAAAGSARVVDPDRRLRVEVSPGEHIVLGDPESLHQVVANLLANVRAHTPPGTEAVLNLSREGGYSVVDVVDDGPGIAPGLGGRVFERRVHGRGHGEEGWGLGLSIAAEAVRAHGGTIDAVPHEEGAWFRVRLPSSAGP; from the coding sequence ATGTCGCCGCTCCCCCTGCGTCCCCGCACCGGCGGCTCCGGCCGCCCCGGCCCGCGCCTGTCGCTCATGGTCGCCTCGGTGTGCCTGTCCCTGGTCGCCGCCGCGGCCTTCACCGGCCTCTACCTCTTCCTCACCGAGCGCACCGAGCGGCTGGTGGTCGAGCGGCTGGAGCTGCACGCCGCCGACGCCGCGCCGGACCGGCCCCTGGACGGGGCCGCGCGGATCGGGGCGGCCGAGGACTCGCACACGCTCGTGGTCGACGGGCAGGGGACCGTCCTGCACGGGGTGGGCGGCACCGGCCACGTCCCCGACCTCGACCCGGACCTGCTGCGCGAGCTGGCGAGGGAGGGCCGGGTGGCCGCGAGCGGGGACGGGACGCACCGGATCGCGGCGGTGGACCTGCCCGGGGGCGGCTACCTCGTCGCCGCGTGGTCGCCGACGTGGGCGGAGCGGACCGCGGCCTGGGGCGTGCTGGCCCTGCTGACCACCCATCTGGTCGTGGCGGTGGTGGCCGCGCTCGCCGAGCGGGCCGAGCGCCGGCTGCTGCGCCCCCTGGCGACCCTGACCAGGACCGTGGAGGCCATCGCCGAGGAGGGCCTGCGCGAGCGGGTGTCCCTGGAGGGCGCGCCCCACGAGATCGCCCGGCTGGGCCGCTCGTTCAACACGATGCTGGAGCGCCTGGAGCAGGGGTTCCAGCGCCAGCGCTCGGCCGAGGAACGGCTGCGCCGCTTCCTGGCGGACGTGGGGCACGAGTTGCGCACCCCGTTGACCGCCCTGACGGGGTACCTGCAGCTGTGGCGCCTGGGCGGACTCGAACGCGACGCCGACCGCGCCGAGGCCCTGCACCACATGGAGGCCGAGACACGGCGGCTGGCGGTGCTGGTGGAGGAGATCTCCCTGCTGGCACGGCAGGAGCAGAAGCGCCCCCTGGAGCGGCGCGAGGTGTGCCTGGTGGAGGTGTGCCTGGCCGCGGCGGGCAGCGCGCGGGTCGTGGACCCCGACCGCCGCCTGCGGGTGGAGGTGAGCCCGGGCGAGCACATCGTGCTCGGCGACCCCGAAAGCCTGCACCAGGTGGTCGCCAACCTGCTGGCCAACGTACGGGCGCACACCCCGCCCGGGACCGAGGCGGTGCTGAACCTGTCGCGGGAGGGCGGGTACAGCGTCGTGGACGTGGTCGACGACGGTCCGGGCATCGCGCCCGGCTTGGGCGGGCGCGTGTTCGAGCGGCGCGTGCACGGCCGGGGCCACGGCGAGGAGGGGTGGGGGCTGGGACTGTCGATCGCGGCCGAGGCCGTCCGGGCCCACGGCGGCACGATCGACGCGGTGCCCCACGAGGAGGGGGCCTGGTTCCGGGTCCGCCTGCCCTCGTCGGCCGGTCCGTGA
- a CDS encoding PucR family transcriptional regulator yields MTPQDMPGSPVTAHGHLALLREGPSPTWDTRTEETLRALAGGRALTALSSHGGRVVLPCRDERRAVRTASKVRAALRDRPVWIGVAWSAGGEGPRALHEAREVVRLARGLRFAPGVYRLCDVMMEYACARTPRVRAAMLARIAPVAADPVLRPTLEAVIDAGGNRSRAARELFIHRSTIDYRLGRVHERTGHDPADSRGLQYLRTALALLHRAPAEASALDAAEDVRAEPHGAGHRASRG; encoded by the coding sequence ATGACGCCCCAGGACATGCCCGGATCCCCTGTCACGGCGCACGGCCACCTCGCGCTCCTGCGCGAGGGACCGTCCCCGACCTGGGACACCCGCACCGAGGAGACCCTGCGCGCGCTGGCCGGCGGCCGTGCTCTGACCGCTCTGTCCTCCCACGGGGGGCGGGTCGTCCTGCCGTGCCGCGACGAACGGCGGGCCGTGCGCACGGCCTCGAAGGTGCGCGCCGCCCTGCGCGACCGGCCCGTGTGGATCGGGGTCGCGTGGTCGGCCGGGGGCGAGGGACCGCGGGCGTTGCACGAGGCGCGGGAGGTCGTGCGGCTGGCGCGGGGGCTACGCTTCGCCCCGGGGGTGTACCGGCTGTGCGACGTGATGATGGAGTACGCGTGCGCCCGGACTCCGCGGGTGCGCGCGGCGATGCTCGCCCGGATCGCTCCGGTGGCCGCCGACCCCGTGCTCAGACCGACGCTGGAGGCGGTGATCGACGCGGGCGGCAACCGCAGTCGGGCGGCCAGGGAGCTGTTCATCCACCGCAGCACGATCGACTACCGCCTGGGCCGGGTGCACGAGCGGACCGGGCACGATCCGGCCGACTCGCGGGGCCTGCAGTACCTGCGGACCGCGCTGGCCCTCCTGCACCGGGCGCCGGCGGAGGCGTCCGCCCTGGACGCGGCCGAGGACGTCCGGGCGGAGCCGCACGGCGCGGGCCACCGCGCCTCCAGGGGGTAG
- a CDS encoding MFS transporter: MTVTSSTATDPRPRAGTRAYRRTVIALVAAAVATFAQLWSVQPILPAIAEGFDTSASQAALTVSVATGGLAGFTLVWSGAADRFGRARVITASLLVATLLGCAAPLAADLSLLLVLRALQGAALGGVPAAAVAYLAEEIHPADAPRATGLYIAGNPLGGMGGRLLAGFAADHGGWAWGIAANTLLGLLALAVFVLVLPRRRTPRPATASSGGSTGPSLAARLRSALTTRGLPALYAQALLLMGAFMTVYNLLGFRLTGEPFGLSQAAASLLFLSYTAGMLGSAVAGSATARFGGYAVLTVSTALMAVGLAGLFAGVLLGLLAALLVLTFSFFSAHATASAWVGARASAGRAQAMAVYTLAYYLGSSLFGWLGGLVYDTAGWNGAVLFALGLCAAAALVALRLRRPPEPALD, translated from the coding sequence ATGACCGTGACCAGCTCGACCGCCACCGACCCGCGCCCGCGCGCGGGCACTCGCGCCTACCGTCGCACGGTCATCGCCCTGGTCGCGGCCGCCGTGGCCACCTTCGCCCAGCTGTGGTCGGTCCAGCCGATCCTGCCCGCCATCGCCGAGGGCTTCGACACCTCCGCGAGCCAGGCCGCCCTCACCGTCTCCGTCGCCACCGGCGGCCTGGCCGGGTTCACGCTGGTCTGGAGCGGGGCCGCCGACCGCTTCGGCCGCGCCCGCGTCATCACCGCCTCGCTGCTGGTGGCCACCCTCCTGGGATGCGCGGCGCCCCTGGCCGCGGACCTCTCGCTCCTGCTGGTCCTGCGCGCCCTGCAGGGCGCCGCCCTGGGCGGGGTGCCGGCCGCGGCCGTGGCCTACCTCGCGGAGGAGATCCACCCCGCCGACGCGCCCCGCGCCACCGGGCTCTACATCGCGGGCAACCCGCTGGGTGGCATGGGGGGACGCCTGCTGGCCGGGTTCGCCGCCGACCACGGCGGCTGGGCGTGGGGGATCGCCGCCAACACGCTGCTGGGCCTGCTCGCCCTGGCCGTGTTCGTCCTGGTCCTGCCCCGGCGACGGACGCCCCGTCCCGCGACGGCCTCCTCCGGCGGCTCCACGGGGCCCTCCCTGGCGGCCCGCCTGCGCTCGGCCCTGACCACCCGCGGCCTGCCCGCCCTCTACGCCCAGGCCCTGCTGCTCATGGGCGCGTTCATGACCGTCTACAACCTGCTGGGCTTCCGGCTCACGGGCGAACCCTTCGGGCTGTCCCAGGCCGCAGCGTCCCTGCTCTTCCTCTCCTACACCGCCGGGATGCTCGGATCGGCCGTGGCCGGATCGGCCACCGCCCGCTTCGGCGGCTACGCCGTCCTGACGGTGTCCACCGCTCTCATGGCGGTGGGGCTGGCGGGCCTGTTCGCCGGCGTGCTCCTGGGCCTGCTGGCGGCCCTGCTGGTGCTGACCTTCAGCTTCTTCAGCGCGCACGCCACCGCCTCGGCGTGGGTGGGCGCCCGGGCGTCGGCCGGGCGGGCCCAGGCCATGGCGGTGTACACCCTGGCCTACTACCTCGGCTCCAGCCTCTTCGGCTGGCTGGGCGGCCTGGTCTACGACACCGCGGGCTGGAACGGCGCGGTCCTCTTCGCCCTGGGCCTGTGCGCCGCGGCCGCCCTGGTGGCGCTGCGCCTGCGCCGGCCGCCGGAGCCCGCGCTCGACTGA
- a CDS encoding LysR family transcriptional regulator has protein sequence MNEVDALAQVLVPRLRMVAAVARTEHVTQAAESLGVPQPTLSRALARVQEEMGIALVERTGRGVRLTRAGQRLLPYVERALEDLREGLADLTGAEEGRVALTFLPTLGVEVVPALLRGFRAEHPGVRFTLTQEPWAASLRRLSSGGADLALTSPLPSDPGLASAVLHTQWLRLVVPEHHRLAASAGPVSAASAAAQEFVLLKPGRGVRHLTDRLLDGAGVTPRVAFEADDINTARGLVAAGLGVSVLPARPRGPLPGTVELDLAEEGADRPVGVVWPRTGGGAPRAAGGGGRGAGAFEPPAVALFRDYVCRVGPRIIPDLTG, from the coding sequence ATGAATGAGGTGGATGCGCTGGCCCAGGTCCTGGTGCCGCGGCTGCGGATGGTCGCGGCGGTGGCCCGCACCGAGCACGTCACACAGGCCGCCGAGTCGCTGGGAGTGCCCCAGCCCACCCTCAGCCGTGCGCTGGCGCGGGTGCAGGAGGAGATGGGGATCGCGCTCGTGGAGCGCACGGGGCGGGGCGTGCGGCTGACGCGGGCCGGGCAGCGGCTGCTGCCCTACGTGGAGCGCGCCCTGGAGGACCTGCGCGAGGGGCTGGCCGACCTGACCGGCGCGGAGGAGGGGCGGGTGGCGCTGACCTTCCTGCCCACGCTGGGTGTGGAGGTGGTGCCGGCGCTGCTGCGGGGCTTTCGCGCCGAGCACCCGGGGGTGCGCTTCACCCTGACCCAGGAGCCCTGGGCGGCGTCGCTGCGGCGGCTGTCCTCGGGCGGGGCGGACCTGGCCCTGACCTCGCCGCTGCCCTCGGATCCGGGTCTGGCGTCGGCGGTGCTGCACACCCAGTGGCTGCGGCTGGTGGTGCCCGAGCACCACCGTCTGGCGGCCTCGGCGGGTCCGGTGTCGGCCGCGTCGGCCGCGGCCCAGGAGTTCGTGCTGCTCAAGCCGGGGCGGGGGGTGCGCCACCTGACCGATCGTCTCCTGGACGGGGCGGGCGTGACGCCGCGGGTGGCGTTCGAGGCCGACGACATCAACACGGCGCGGGGCCTGGTGGCGGCGGGCCTGGGGGTGTCGGTGCTGCCCGCGCGGCCGCGGGGGCCGCTGCCGGGCACCGTGGAGCTGGACCTGGCGGAGGAGGGCGCCGACCGGCCGGTGGGCGTGGTCTGGCCGCGGACGGGAGGCGGCGCGCCTCGGGCGGCCGGCGGGGGCGGGCGGGGTGCGGGGGCGTTCGAGCCTCCCGCGGTGGCGCTGTTCCGCGACTACGTGTGCCGGGTGGGGCCGCGGATCATCCCGGACCTGACCGGCTGA
- a CDS encoding cupredoxin domain-containing protein, with translation MSRLALIALVAAGALGLAACSSDEDAAAPAPEETAAEETEAAGDGTDETAGESGDTADGEGGAITVTASEMAYEGIPDTLPAGTVEITFDNAGQAPHDLVVEELGDETVIPLTDGGQSATGTVTLEPGTYTFYCSVGSHREMGMEQTVTVE, from the coding sequence ATGTCACGCCTGGCCCTCATCGCCCTGGTCGCCGCCGGAGCCCTCGGCCTGGCCGCCTGTTCCTCCGACGAGGACGCCGCCGCGCCGGCGCCGGAGGAGACGGCCGCCGAGGAGACCGAGGCCGCAGGAGACGGCACGGACGAGACCGCCGGGGAGTCCGGCGACACGGCCGACGGCGAGGGCGGGGCCATCACCGTCACGGCCTCGGAGATGGCCTACGAGGGCATCCCCGACACCCTCCCGGCCGGAACCGTCGAGATCACCTTCGACAACGCCGGGCAGGCGCCGCACGACCTGGTCGTCGAGGAGCTCGGCGACGAGACGGTCATCCCGCTGACCGACGGCGGACAGAGCGCCACCGGTACCGTCACGCTGGAGCCGGGCACCTACACGTTCTACTGCTCCGTGGGCAGCCACCGTGAGATGGGCATGGAGCAGACCGTCACCGTCGAGTAG
- a CDS encoding aldehyde dehydrogenase family protein: MTLLADDHTSAVFTGSWTPAKGGDAPVVSPSTGTVLGRIGIAGAEDVRDAAARAARAQRDWAAASFEERAAVLRRAGDLLEANAEEVSGWLRREGGAAAGMAGFQVHVSAAECFEAAALASQPHGEILRTAKPRLSFSRQVPVGVVGVIAPFNVPLILGIRSVAPALAVGNAVILKPDPRTAVCGGAVLAEVFRRAGVPEGVFQVLPGGVEAGQALIADPDVRVISFTGSTEAGRKVGEAAGRHLKRAHLELGGNSPLVVLDDVDVDAAASIGAWGSFLHQGQICMTTGRHLVHEAVADAYVERLAAKADALPVGSTEEDGAALGPVIDAGQRDKIHALVTGSVDAGAQLRAGGTYQDLFYRPTVLDRVGAATPAYAQEVFGPVAPVVRFSSIDELVELANTTEYGLSLGVLTHNPMRGMEIADRVPSGIVHINDQTVDDEAVAPFGGVGDSGTGSRFGGTRANLEAFTETQWVTMQADPARYPF; the protein is encoded by the coding sequence GTGACCCTGCTCGCCGACGACCACACCTCGGCCGTCTTCACCGGATCGTGGACCCCGGCCAAGGGCGGCGACGCGCCCGTGGTCTCGCCGTCCACCGGAACCGTCCTGGGCCGCATCGGCATCGCCGGCGCGGAGGACGTCCGCGACGCCGCCGCCCGAGCCGCCCGGGCCCAGCGCGACTGGGCCGCCGCCTCCTTCGAGGAGCGCGCCGCCGTGCTGCGCCGCGCCGGGGACCTGCTGGAGGCCAACGCCGAGGAGGTCTCCGGATGGCTGCGCCGCGAGGGCGGGGCCGCCGCCGGGATGGCGGGCTTCCAGGTCCACGTCTCGGCCGCGGAGTGCTTCGAGGCCGCCGCCCTGGCCTCCCAGCCGCACGGCGAGATCCTGCGCACCGCCAAGCCCCGGCTGAGCTTCTCCCGCCAGGTGCCCGTCGGCGTCGTGGGCGTCATCGCGCCCTTCAACGTGCCGCTCATCCTGGGCATCCGCTCGGTCGCGCCGGCCCTGGCCGTCGGCAACGCCGTCATCCTCAAGCCCGACCCGCGCACGGCGGTGTGCGGCGGCGCGGTCCTGGCCGAGGTCTTCCGCCGGGCCGGGGTGCCCGAGGGCGTGTTCCAGGTCCTGCCGGGCGGCGTCGAGGCGGGCCAGGCCCTGATCGCCGACCCCGACGTACGGGTCATCTCCTTCACCGGCTCCACCGAGGCCGGTCGCAAGGTCGGCGAGGCCGCCGGGCGCCACCTCAAGCGCGCGCACCTGGAGCTGGGAGGCAACTCGCCCCTGGTCGTCCTGGACGACGTCGACGTGGACGCCGCCGCCTCGATCGGCGCCTGGGGGTCGTTCCTGCACCAGGGGCAGATCTGCATGACCACCGGCCGGCACCTGGTGCACGAGGCGGTCGCCGACGCCTACGTCGAACGCCTGGCGGCCAAGGCCGACGCCCTGCCCGTGGGCAGCACCGAGGAGGACGGCGCGGCCCTGGGGCCGGTCATCGACGCCGGCCAGCGCGACAAGATCCACGCCCTGGTCACCGGCAGCGTCGACGCCGGAGCGCAGCTGCGCGCGGGCGGCACCTACCAGGACCTGTTCTACCGCCCCACCGTCCTGGACCGGGTCGGGGCCGCCACGCCCGCCTACGCCCAGGAGGTGTTCGGCCCGGTGGCCCCGGTGGTGCGCTTCTCCTCGATCGACGAGCTCGTGGAGCTGGCCAACACCACCGAGTACGGGCTGAGCCTGGGCGTGCTCACGCACAACCCCATGCGCGGCATGGAGATCGCCGACCGGGTGCCCAGCGGGATCGTGCACATCAACGACCAGACCGTGGACGACGAGGCGGTGGCGCCCTTCGGCGGCGTGGGCGACTCGGGCACGGGCTCGCGCTTCGGGGGCACGCGCGCCAACCTGGAGGCGTTCACCGAGACCCAGTGGGTCACCATGCAGGCCGACCCGGCCCGCTACCCCTTCTAG
- a CDS encoding ABC transporter ATP-binding protein: protein MLKVTGLQKVYHGGAADVEAVRDLTFDLAEGELVCLVGPSGCGKTTLLKCIAGLMPPTSGTVELAGRPVTAPPPDMAVVFQEYGRSLFAWMTVRANVELPLKEKKLTRARRAELVAESLEAVGLTAFADAYPWQLSGGMQQRVAIARAIAYEPQVLLMDEPFAAVDAQTRADLEDLIRTIWRRMGVTVLFVTHDIDEAVYLGERVLVLSSSPTVVQDDITVDLPAERDQLTTRQDERFTELRARVYAEIQQAKNGAGSTPAGPDDHAGDGAAQASTAVH, encoded by the coding sequence ATGCTCAAGGTCACCGGACTGCAGAAGGTCTACCACGGGGGAGCCGCGGACGTGGAGGCCGTCCGCGACCTCACCTTCGACCTGGCCGAAGGCGAACTCGTCTGCCTGGTCGGCCCCTCCGGCTGCGGCAAGACCACCCTGCTCAAGTGCATCGCCGGGCTCATGCCGCCCACCAGCGGCACCGTGGAGCTGGCCGGACGGCCCGTCACCGCCCCGCCGCCCGACATGGCCGTGGTCTTCCAGGAGTACGGCCGCAGCCTCTTCGCGTGGATGACCGTGCGCGCCAACGTCGAACTCCCGCTCAAGGAGAAGAAGCTGACCAGGGCGCGCCGCGCCGAGCTGGTCGCGGAGTCCCTGGAGGCCGTGGGCCTGACCGCCTTCGCCGACGCCTACCCCTGGCAGCTCTCGGGCGGCATGCAGCAGCGCGTGGCCATCGCCCGCGCCATCGCCTACGAGCCCCAGGTCCTGCTGATGGACGAGCCCTTCGCTGCCGTGGACGCCCAGACCCGCGCCGACCTGGAGGACCTCATCCGCACCATCTGGCGGCGCATGGGCGTGACGGTCCTGTTCGTCACCCACGACATCGACGAGGCGGTCTACCTGGGCGAGCGCGTCCTGGTCCTGTCGTCCTCGCCCACCGTCGTCCAGGACGACATCACCGTCGACCTGCCCGCCGAACGCGACCAGCTCACCACCCGCCAGGACGAGCGCTTCACCGAACTGCGCGCCCGCGTCTACGCCGAGATCCAACAGGCCAAGAACGGGGCCGGGAGCACCCCCGCGGGCCCGGACGACCACGCCGGCGACGGGGCCGCCCAGGCCTCGACCGCCGTGCACTGA
- a CDS encoding ABC transporter permease: MSQPTQTGPAAPAPAPSAAGTTREARAPRRPRVGAARRAGSRALHVLLLPVVLIGVYAYAGATSSSYYTPTPDLIASAFVELWFSERLFTDVLPSLARLLTGFTLAALIGVSLGVLLGMSSLVRATLEPVLEFLRAIPPPVLVPLMILLAGIDDSMKILVIVSGCVWPILLNTVEGVRAVDPVLADTARCYGIGGTTRLRVLILRSASPQIMAGLRLALALAIILMVISEMFASSSGLGFAIVQFQRSFAIPEMWAGMVLLGLIGFALSALFELAESRVLYWYRGLRAAHRGE; encoded by the coding sequence ATGAGCCAGCCCACCCAGACCGGCCCGGCCGCCCCGGCCCCCGCCCCGTCCGCGGCGGGAACCACACGCGAGGCCCGCGCGCCGCGCCGGCCGCGCGTCGGCGCCGCCCGACGCGCCGGGAGCCGCGCGCTGCACGTCCTGCTCCTGCCGGTGGTGCTCATCGGCGTCTACGCCTACGCCGGCGCCACCTCCAGCAGCTACTACACGCCCACCCCCGACCTCATCGCGTCCGCGTTCGTGGAGCTGTGGTTCTCCGAGCGCCTGTTCACCGACGTGCTGCCCAGCCTCGCCCGCCTGCTCACCGGCTTCACCCTGGCCGCCCTGATCGGGGTGTCCCTGGGCGTGCTTCTGGGCATGTCCTCCCTCGTGCGCGCCACCCTCGAACCCGTCCTGGAGTTCCTGCGCGCCATCCCGCCGCCCGTCCTGGTCCCGCTGATGATCCTGCTCGCGGGCATCGACGACTCCATGAAGATCCTGGTCATCGTCTCCGGGTGCGTATGGCCCATCCTGCTCAACACCGTCGAGGGCGTGCGGGCCGTGGACCCGGTCCTGGCCGACACCGCCCGCTGCTACGGCATCGGCGGCACCACCCGGCTGCGCGTGCTCATCCTGCGCTCGGCCAGCCCGCAGATCATGGCGGGACTGCGCCTGGCCCTGGCCCTGGCCATCATCCTCATGGTCATCAGCGAGATGTTCGCCAGCTCCAGCGGCCTGGGCTTCGCCATCGTGCAGTTCCAGCGCAGCTTCGCCATCCCGGAGATGTGGGCGGGCATGGTGCTGCTGGGCCTGATCGGCTTCGCCCTGTCCGCGCTCTTCGAGCTCGCCGAGAGCCGCGTCCTGTACTGGTACCGCGGCCTGCGCGCCGCCCACCGGGGGGAGTGA
- a CDS encoding ABC transporter permease, protein MTATSTDSRAPDPPAPARSPRRPARAGLGRPLLGAVGILALLGLWEAVPRLGVVSARYLPPATDVLAALGVRATTPGFWTAVGDTLAGWALGLAIAFTAAVVLGFTLGALPRIRAYTNSTVDFLRPIPSVALIPLAVLLYGTDLRSTLLLVVYACFWLIYIQVLYGVADVDPVAEQTARSYGLGRLARVRYVVWPTTLPYLMTGVRLAAAVALILSITAQLVIGSPGIGREIAVAQSSGAVESVYALIVATGALGVVINIGVRVLERRVLRWHTSVRGEATA, encoded by the coding sequence ATGACCGCCACCTCCACCGACAGCCGGGCGCCCGATCCGCCCGCGCCCGCCCGGAGCCCGCGCCGCCCCGCCCGCGCCGGCCTGGGCCGCCCCCTGCTCGGCGCCGTGGGCATCCTGGCCCTCCTCGGCCTGTGGGAGGCCGTCCCGCGCCTGGGCGTGGTCTCCGCCCGCTACCTGCCGCCCGCCACCGACGTCCTGGCCGCCCTGGGCGTGCGCGCCACCACGCCCGGGTTCTGGACCGCGGTCGGCGACACCCTCGCCGGCTGGGCCCTGGGCCTGGCCATCGCCTTCACCGCCGCGGTCGTGCTCGGCTTCACCCTGGGCGCCCTGCCGCGGATCCGCGCCTACACCAACTCCACGGTCGACTTCCTGCGCCCCATCCCCTCGGTGGCGCTCATCCCGCTGGCCGTGCTGCTCTACGGCACCGACCTCCGCTCGACCCTGCTCCTGGTCGTCTACGCCTGCTTCTGGCTCATCTACATCCAGGTCCTCTACGGGGTGGCCGACGTCGACCCCGTCGCCGAGCAGACCGCGCGCTCCTACGGGCTGGGCCGCCTGGCCCGGGTGCGCTACGTCGTGTGGCCCACCACGCTGCCCTACCTCATGACAGGTGTGCGCCTGGCCGCGGCCGTCGCCCTCATCCTGTCCATCACCGCCCAGCTGGTCATCGGCTCACCCGGCATCGGCCGGGAGATCGCCGTCGCCCAGTCCAGCGGCGCCGTGGAGTCCGTCTACGCGCTCATCGTCGCCACCGGCGCGCTGGGCGTGGTCATCAACATCGGCGTGCGCGTGCTGGAACGGCGCGTCCTGCGCTGGCACACGTCCGTCCGCGGGGAGGCCACCGCATGA